In Pseudomonadaceae bacterium SI-3, the sequence GTGCCCCTGGTCGCGGTGCCGTGGGAATCAGTCAGCGAAGCGCCTTTGATGATGCCAATGATGGGCGATCCGCTGCCAGGGCGCCGATTGTTGGTACTGGATAACGATCTGAGCATTTTGCACAGCATGGCCGCGCTACTCGGGCAATGGGGTTGCGAGGTGCTAGTCGCCTCCGACGAGGCGGCTGCTCTGGCGGCTCTGAATGAGCTGCCGCCCGAGTTGATTCTTGCCGACTACCATTTGGATCAGGGTGCGACCGGCTGGAACGTGGCGCAGGCCTTGCGGGTACATTTCGGCGTCCCGATCCCGGTGGTGATGATTACCGCTGACCGCAGCGACCAGTGCCGCCGTCAACTGCAAGGCGTCGGAGTCCCGGTGCTGAACAAACCGGTCAAAGCTGGAAAGCTGCGGTCGATCCTAAGCTACCTGCTGTATCGTAATGAGCAATCACGCTAAACGGCGTAAGCCAGTTTTGAGCGCCGTTGACCTATTCAGTTGTGGTCATCGTCCTTGAAGCGGGAGATCGAATGGGTTCATGGCTGAGTAATCTACCAACCTGAGCGCCACGCGAAGGTGATCTGTGCAGTCGCTAGAAAAGATCTTAGACGTCATGACAGAACTTAGTGGCTTTATCGGCCGGCATAGCGCCAATCCGGTCATTTGTCATCCTCCCGTAGGCTGCAAACAATCCTATCGATCGAACGCAGTGGTCCAGTGCGGTATGGTGCAATCGGGCGACCGCTATCGTTTCGACCAGTTTCAGGGCTACGACCGCAACCGCACCCCGGGGCGACTATTTCGACACTCACGCCGAGCGCCTCTCCTGGTCACATCAATTACACAAGAACCTTTCCGTCTTCTTTTTTCGGTACCGCGTACCGATTCTTCGTCGCTCCCGATACTGCTCGCATAGTCATGGATGAGCCTTTAGTGAAGTGATCCTGCTCGCGCAGCTATGGTGGTGGTGCCTCGTTCGTGTATAGCAGCCCGCGATCGCGTGTGACTAATCGTTAGGCCACTTTCGGGCCAGAAGCGGACGCTCTCATGGCCTGGCTATTGCGCCTTAGGAGGGTAAGCGTCTAGCTAACTCACCTTGCGTATCTGTATCACAGGCTGCACGGGTAGCTGTATCACACGCTGAACGCTTACCGTGTATCACATCGTGAACGCCCAAAAAATCAGTGCGAGACTATTACGGGTAGGCTGTTTGGGGTGATACACCGCTGTGGTTACATGCCTGCTTCAGGCTGTATCCACTGATGCGGCAGCAGTTGACTGATTTCGCTTGCCCGCTGCGTTGGTAGCCGCATGAGCACGTCCTTCAGGTAGGCGTACGGATCGTGACCGTTGAGGCGTGCTGACTGGATCAGGCTCATGATCGCAGCCGCCCGTTTGCCGCTGCGTAGTGAACCGGCAAACAGCCAGTTCGAGCGCCCCAATGCCCAAGGCCGAATCTGGTTCTCGACCTGATTGTTGTCGATGGGCACGGCTCCATCTTCCAGATAGCGCGTCAGCGCTAGCCAGCGTTTTAGGCTGTAATCCAGGGCTTTTGCCGTGGCTGATCCATTGGGCACCCGATCACGCTGGGCCAGCATCCAGTCATGCAGCGCATCGAGGATCGGTGAAGACTTTTCCTGGCGTATTCGCCAGCGTTCTTCATCGCTCATGTGCCGTGCTTGCCGCTCGATTTCATACAGCCCGGCAATGGAGTGCAGCGCCTGTTCGGCTAACTGGCTTTTGTTCGCTGAGTGCAGATCGAAAAATTTGCGGCGGGCGTGGGCCATGCAGCCAATTTCGGTGATGCCCTGCTCGAAGCTGGCCTTGTAGCCGGCGAAGTCGTCGCAGACCAGTTTGCCATTCCACTGACCCATAAAATTGCGCGCATGCTCACCTGCACGGCTTGGGCTGAAGTCATAGACCACGGCCTTCAGGTCGGCGAAGGGTGTGGTGCAGTATGCCCAGACGTAAGCCCGGTGGGTTTTCTTCTCGCCAGGGGCCAGCATTTGCACGGGGGTTTCGTCGGCATGGATCACGCCTTGCGCCAGTACCGCCTCGCGCAGGGCATCGACCAATGGTTGGAGCTGTACGCCGGTTTGTCCGACCCACTGCGCCAATGTCGAACGCGCGATAGCCAGACCCGCACGGCCAAAGATCTTCTCTTGCCGGTACAGCGGCAGATGATCGGCGTATTTGGCCACCATGACATGAGCCAGCAAGCCGGCAGTCGGGATGCCCTTGTCGATCACCTGGGCTGGTACCGGCGCCTGGATCAATGTTTCGCACTGGCGGCAGGCCCACTTGCCACGCACATGCTGTTCGACGGTGAACACGCCAGGCGTGTAATCCAGCTTTTCGCTGATGTCTTCGCCGATGCGTTGCAGCGGGCAGCCGCAGGCGCATTGAGTGTTCTGCGGCTCGTGACGGATCACAGTACGCGGAAACTGGGCTGGCAGCGGCGCGCGCTTGGGCTGTTGGCGGGGTTCAGCCGGAGGATTGAGGGTTTTCAGTTCCGCCTCGATGGCGGCGATGTCCGTGTCGAGCAAATCATCCAGCAGGCTGCCCTGTTCAGGGCTTAGTTGCTCGCTACGCTTGGCGAACTTGTGGCGCTTGAACCAGGCGATTTCGTGGGTGAGCTGCTCGATGATGGTTTGATCACGGTGGATCTTTTTGCCCATCGCATCGACCTGCGTGAGCAACTGGGCGGCCAGTGCGCGCAGTTGCTCAGGTGTTAGTTGGTCGAGATTGGGCAAGGAAGTCATGCCGCTGATTGTGCCAGAGCAGGCGATCCGCGCAGATAAAGCGATAGGCTAATGGCCGGCGCTACAGCATTGTGATCGCACCGGCTGCACCAACCCGCTGCCAGGGTAAACCGAGCACCAAAGCCTGAAGCTGCTCGGTGTCGAGTTCAACTTCCAAGCCGCGGTGGATGCCTGGCCAGTGAAACTTGCCTTGGTTCAATCGCCGCGCGGCCAGCCAGATCCCTACACCGTCATGCACCAACACTTTCATGCGGTTGGCGCGGCGGTTGGCGAACAGATAAGCACAGTGCGGCTTCGCCGCACCGAATACCGCCACTACACGGGCCAATGCGGTTTCGGTGCCGGCGCGCATGTCCATCGGCTCGGTGGCCAGCCAGATGCGATCGATGCGAATCATGCGAGCAGCCCGCGCAGCAAGCGTGTACAGCCTTCGCCGTCCTGCACCGGCCAGTGCACCGACAGACTGCCGGCGTGGTAGGGGATTTCGATTCGTATCGTCAGCTCTTCAGAGCTGGCCTGCTCTGAAGGCAGGATGCCGAGCGGCACCGGGATAAAGCGTGCAGATACGACCGGTAGCGGCTCGCGCTGCTTACGAATCCATTTATGCACCAGGTTGGCATTGAGCCCGTGGCTGAGCGCCACGCCGGCGACGGAAGCACCGGACTGGGCGCACTCTTCGATGACCTGGGCCTTGAAAGCCTTGGGGAATGTACGGCGCTGTCGAGACACGAAACCCTCCAGAAAGTGGCTTGAAATGGTGTCCACCAAAAATAGGTGCACACCATGCCGCTATCTGGAAGAAGCGGGGAGATGGGTTCGGCGGACGGTTACAGATCACCTGGCTGATGTCCAACTGAGTGCCGTACGCATAGGTTTCGCTTGTAGCATTGCCCTGTGCCATAGCCGGCATCGCGCCGATGCTGAGAACGGTGAGCAGACATGCAGCAGAGAGAGTTTTGATGGTCATGATCGTATCCTTTGTTCTGAAATGATGGGGTCGGAGCGGTAGTTAATGAGCAGCAGTCACAATCAGCCGTCGCTGCAGGTCGCGGACAACTTGCGGTACACCAGGACGCGCTTTTTCCCGTCGGAATCCAGGTAGGTCATCTCGGCATCTACCAAACCGCAGTTGCTGCTGTTTTCGGTCAGCGATATCACCTGACTGATGTCCAGCTGTGTTCCGTAGGAATAGGCTTCGCTTGCTGCACTGGCCTGGGCTATTGCTGGAATCGGGCCAGCGCTCAGGGCGTTATCGGGTTGTGCAACGGCAGTTCCACTGAGGGCTATTACAGCCACCGCTGAGGCAAGGGTGGTGGACAAAAGGGATTTGAAAGTAGGCATGGTCGGTTCCTAACGTCGATCAGTAAGAGGTAGTTGCGTTGACGGGGTAAGTATCTCTGCCCACGTGCGTGTGCCTTCCGTTGTCGCAGATGCCCGACAGTGTGCCGGTGCTGACGCTGCTGTTTGCAGAAGCAGAAGCGGCCAACTGCGGGCGTCAATCCATGCTCAACCGATTATTCGAGGTGTTGCTCATCCAACTGCTCAGGCAGCTGATGGAAAGCGGCAGCGCCCACATCGGCTTGCTCGCCGGCCTTGCACACGTTCAGTTACGGCGCGCAATCGTCGCCATTCATGAGGCGCCAGAAAAAAATTGGTCGGTCGAGTCGCTTGCAGGTATCGCGGGGATGTCCCGTAGCGTATTCGCCAATCGATTTCGCGACGCACTGGGTGAGACGCCTGCTAGTTACCTGCAATGCTGGCGAATCGGGCTCGTTCAAAAATGGCTGAAGAACGGTCAGCCACTCAGACTGATTGCTGAGGAAGCGGGCTATAGCGGGGAGTCTGCCCTTTCGCGCGCATTCAAATCACAGTGCGGCATCTCGCCCAAGGCTTGGCTTAGCCAGCAGCGGCTGGAGCAGGCGGTCAAGTAACTAACGGCTTACCTGCCATTCGTAACCCACGGCTATCAGCCAGGAGCCGAAACACGACGCTGTGTTCCCTGATGGCTGAGACCGTAGCGGCAATCTACACGACGTCAGCCTTCGGGAATGGGCTTTCGCTGCTTATGACAACCGACTTGCCAGTAGTGCAGACTTTGTTCTGTAGTGCTTACCGGGAATGCCAGACGAGGCGCTCCCGCTAAGTAGTGTCTTAATCGAGAAGTGCCTGACCGTACTCTCACAACTAGGGCCTGTGGAACACATCAAAGTCTGAAGCAGGATTGAACCCGTATCGATTACGCCCAGCGAACCGCTGAGTGGATCTCTCAAGCGTATGCAGGTAAACGGGCGGCAACAGACCATTGAAGTGCCGTTCATTGACCCTGCCGGAGCCGGTCAGAAGTATTGGCAGCCTCTGGCCGTTAGCGCCCCTTGCCCTAGCTAACCATCCTTGTCTTCCCGTACGAGGAGGACAACCCCATGAATAATAATGCTACCTACAGCCATCAGCCCTGGGACAAAGTAAAATTGATCGGGCAGAAAGCGCCGCTCCGCCTTAGAGATATCTGGGCGATTCGGTTGCGGCTGCAAATCGCCAACAAAACCCGAGATCTGGCGCTCTTCGACTTAGCCATTGACAGTAAATTGCGAGCCTTTTACTTAACCAGGCTCCGTGTTCGTGATGTTGCCCATGGTAAGCACGTTGCATCGCGAGCCATCGTGATGCAACAGAAAACCCAGAGACCAGTTCAGTTCCTGATCACAGAGCAAACAAGGACGGCTCTCGAAACTTGGATGCACCAGGCACAGCTCCGCAGCGAGGACTATCTTTTCCCGAGCCGGCTGCGCCCCTCTGAACACCTATCCACTCGGCAATACGCTCGTATCGTTAAAGCTTGTGTGAAGGTTATTGGTCTTGATCCTGCCATGTATGGCATTCACACAATGAGACGTACCAAGGCTTCCCTGATCTATCGCAGGACGAAAAACTTGAGAGCGGTTCAACTGCTGCTCGGTCATACGAAGCTGGAAAGCACTGTCCGATACCTCGGGACCGAGATAGACGACGCCTTGGAGATGGCGGAGCTTACCGAAGTTTGACCGTGCGATGCATAGCGACGGCCACGGCCAAGCCGTCGCTAACCGGCCAATAGAGCTCGTTCGCAAAGGTCAACGGCTGCGTAGCGTCAGACTTTCGCTTGCGACCGACGCTACCAATCGCCGCCGCCAAAATAAGTTTGCTCCCGCGGAATATATACGCACGCGGTTCGTCCTGACTGCACACAACGCACTTCAGGATCGAGCGATGACAACCAAAGCGCTACCGACATACCCAACTGCCCAGCTAGTACTGTTTCTCAGTGTTTTAGCTTGCAGCACCACCGCTTTCGCTTGTGAAGGTCATACGGACCACTCTTCAGCACCATCTGGTTTTGTAGCGGATAACGATGCTGCCATGGCACGCATGATGGAAGCCATGCACGTATCTCCAACAGGCGACGTTGATCGCGATTTCGTTGAGATGATGGTTCCGCACCATCAGGGTGCGATAGACATGGCGCAAGCCATGCTCCGCTACGGGACTAGCGAACCCCTGAAGCGCTTAGCTCAAGAAATCATCATCACTCAGGAGCAAGAAATCTTTGCAATGAGACTCGCTATCGGCGATCCATTGCCGACACAAACTACTGCTTCGGTTCAGCAATCTCCTACCAATCCGCACCATACCCCCCACTAAATCGGAGCTATCTATGACACATCGCTTACGTCTCCGCGCGGCGATTGCGGCCGCCTTGGTAACGCTCTCGGCGCCATTGTTCGCTGGACAAGTTCCCGGCTCAACCAACAAGCCCGACATCCCAATCAGCCATCGTGACCGTGTTTATGCTGCAGAACAATTTTCCAATACGGTTTCTGTTACTGACCCAGCCAGCAATGAACTGTTGGGGGTAATACGTCTTGGCGATCCACAGCCGGGAAATCTCAGTCCTTTGTATCGTGGCCAGGTATTAGTACATGGTTTGGGCTTCTCACCGGATCACCGCACGCTAGCGGTCGTTTCAATCGGCTCAAATTCGGTCAGCTTTATTGATACTGCAACCAACTCAATCAAGCACGTGACTTATCTAGGCCGTTCACCTCACGAAGCTTTTTTTACCCCTGACGGGAAGGAAGTGTGGGTGACAGTCCGCGGGGAAGATTACATCGCTGTGATCGATACGAAGACCTTTGAGCAGAAGACACGGATCAAAGTCCCCGCGGGGCCTGGAATGCAGATATTTTCTCCGGACGGTAAGTACGGATATGTCTGCTCGTCATTCAGCCCTGAAACTAGCGTAATCGATCTAGCTAACCATAAGGTTGTCGGAACGCTCCCACAGGCAAGCCCTTTCTGCCCCGATCTAGCAGCGTCCCCCGACGGCAAACAGCTATGGCTTACTCTCAAAGATGTTGGCAAGGTCCAGGTATTTGACGCAAGGCCACCCTTCAAGCTGATGCGGACACTTGATACGGGACCTATAACCAACCACGTTAATCTCGCTCACGTTGATGGGCGTACCCGAGCATATGTCACCGTGGGTGGTCTCAATCAGGTTCAAGTATTCGACACTGACACTTTCGACCTTCTGACTACGATCGACGTAGGGCATCTTCCGCATGGTCTTTGGCCATCTGGTGACGGCAGTCGTATGTACGTTGGTTTAGAAAATGCTGATGCGCTCGCTGTAATTGACACCAAGACGAATAAGGTCGTAAAAAACATCGCGATAGGCCAAGCACCTCAGGCGGTTGTGTACGTTCCTAACGCTGTGCCTGAAGGAGATGGAAAGGCAAATCTCCAACCGCTCGGTCTCGCGGCGCAGACCGTTCAGCTAAAGCTTGCTCCTTCTGGACGAAAAGATAGTGAAGCTGTCCCGACTACAGTCACCCTATTCGAACAGGGCCTAACGCAAGTCTTACAGGCTTCGGTGACAGGGTTGGAGCCTAAGCACCCATATACGCTTGCGTTTGCTGAACGGTCGGATGGAACAGGACATTTGCAGCCTTTGGCTTCGTTTAACAGCAATCCAGCAGGCGCTGCTATCGTAAACGCTGTCGGACCAATCAGGCAGGTCGTCAGTCAGCCGAAGGAAGGGCTCAAACGTTACCTAGTGATAGTCGCCGGCAGTGCCGATAAGCTGGGCGATATCATTCAACGCCAAGTCCTGTAACCTAGCACGCGCGGATCTAGACCAGGCGGTCGGCCGCAGATAAGGGAACTAAAGAACGTTTATCCAATATCGCTTGTAGTTCACTGGTTTGGGTCGGTCGTGTAGGACTGCACCCGTTCAAGGTTGAACGGGTGCGCTCAAAGAGCTAAGGCAAGCGCGGCTCATCCAACAGGCCTAATTATTGTCGCCAACTCTCAACCGTGTCATTTCCATATTCTTTCTTCCAAGCTTTAAGTACCTTGTGGTTGCCGCCCTTCGTCTCAACAATCTCACCGTTGCTCGGGTTCTTATAACGTTTAACGATCCGCTCACGACGGGAAATTTTAGCCGTGGGCGCTGCGCCCTTACGCGCATTCCCGCCGGCGTCTGGTTCGAAGATGCCGATAATATCTTTCAGGCTCATGTCATATTTTTCGAGAAGGGCTTTGAGCTTCTGCTCGAACTCTATTTCTTTCTTCAGCGCACTATCGGCTTTCAGGGCCTCCAGGCGCTTTAGTTGTTCTCCAATCTGAGCCTCTAGCGCCCGATACTCCGCGATCTTTGACATTTCATAACCCATAATCAATAAATTGTGGTAACAGCTAGACGTGGAACATCATCAATATAAGCGTAATGGGCTGAAAAAAATACTCGGTGCGTGCTTTTGCCTCATCGCAACGGACCGAGGCACAGCTACCGGAGTCGAACAAGCGTGACCAAAGCCAGCGGTACCATATAATTTTTCCCGTAAGTTCCGCCGATCAAGTTGATAGAAAAGCGAGGCATAGCTCGTTATCATCTGATTCGAATGCTGGCAGGCTGGTCATCTAGT encodes:
- a CDS encoding IS66-like element ISSal1 family transposase produces the protein MTSLPNLDQLTPEQLRALAAQLLTQVDAMGKKIHRDQTIIEQLTHEIAWFKRHKFAKRSEQLSPEQGSLLDDLLDTDIAAIEAELKTLNPPAEPRQQPKRAPLPAQFPRTVIRHEPQNTQCACGCPLQRIGEDISEKLDYTPGVFTVEQHVRGKWACRQCETLIQAPVPAQVIDKGIPTAGLLAHVMVAKYADHLPLYRQEKIFGRAGLAIARSTLAQWVGQTGVQLQPLVDALREAVLAQGVIHADETPVQMLAPGEKKTHRAYVWAYCTTPFADLKAVVYDFSPSRAGEHARNFMGQWNGKLVCDDFAGYKASFEQGITEIGCMAHARRKFFDLHSANKSQLAEQALHSIAGLYEIERQARHMSDEERWRIRQEKSSPILDALHDWMLAQRDRVPNGSATAKALDYSLKRWLALTRYLEDGAVPIDNNQVENQIRPWALGRSNWLFAGSLRSGKRAAAIMSLIQSARLNGHDPYAYLKDVLMRLPTQRASEISQLLPHQWIQPEAGM
- a CDS encoding integrase, which encodes MNNNATYSHQPWDKVKLIGQKAPLRLRDIWAIRLRLQIANKTRDLALFDLAIDSKLRAFYLTRLRVRDVAHGKHVASRAIVMQQKTQRPVQFLITEQTRTALETWMHQAQLRSEDYLFPSRLRPSEHLSTRQYARIVKACVKVIGLDPAMYGIHTMRRTKASLIYRRTKNLRAVQLLLGHTKLESTVRYLGTEIDDALEMAELTEV
- a CDS encoding YncE family protein produces the protein MTHRLRLRAAIAAALVTLSAPLFAGQVPGSTNKPDIPISHRDRVYAAEQFSNTVSVTDPASNELLGVIRLGDPQPGNLSPLYRGQVLVHGLGFSPDHRTLAVVSIGSNSVSFIDTATNSIKHVTYLGRSPHEAFFTPDGKEVWVTVRGEDYIAVIDTKTFEQKTRIKVPAGPGMQIFSPDGKYGYVCSSFSPETSVIDLANHKVVGTLPQASPFCPDLAASPDGKQLWLTLKDVGKVQVFDARPPFKLMRTLDTGPITNHVNLAHVDGRTRAYVTVGGLNQVQVFDTDTFDLLTTIDVGHLPHGLWPSGDGSRMYVGLENADALAVIDTKTNKVVKNIAIGQAPQAVVYVPNAVPEGDGKANLQPLGLAAQTVQLKLAPSGRKDSEAVPTTVTLFEQGLTQVLQASVTGLEPKHPYTLAFAERSDGTGHLQPLASFNSNPAGAAIVNAVGPIRQVVSQPKEGLKRYLVIVAGSADKLGDIIQRQVL
- a CDS encoding DUF305 domain-containing protein translates to MTTKALPTYPTAQLVLFLSVLACSTTAFACEGHTDHSSAPSGFVADNDAAMARMMEAMHVSPTGDVDRDFVEMMVPHHQGAIDMAQAMLRYGTSEPLKRLAQEIIITQEQEIFAMRLAIGDPLPTQTTASVQQSPTNPHHTPH
- a CDS encoding transcriptional regulator, yielding MSKIAEYRALEAQIGEQLKRLEALKADSALKKEIEFEQKLKALLEKYDMSLKDIIGIFEPDAGGNARKGAAPTAKISRRERIVKRYKNPSNGEIVETKGGNHKVLKAWKKEYGNDTVESWRQ